In endosymbiont of unidentified scaly snail isolate Monju, the following are encoded in one genomic region:
- a CDS encoding SPOR domain-containing protein, translating into MTEVGDYFDTPLRRERMQLLVHLVANAEATPYLRAPAGAGKTRFLTELGKRLVTEYQVVPLVAGGAFALRDQLAEALGLDAVDAGWPAVVTDRQDDRPLLLLVDDAQALGLGDIADLLDLASVGVHLLLAGSGELAQSASDWEIQFVDLPPFSEDETRAFLQERAGTTLEDSVVRALHRAAGGQPGPLLDALDGLSGPAGGATVTARRGRPWPWILGGLAALLLLGLAWIYQERINAWFEPGGESLPGPTASREETRGEAAVLPANRQIDDEPPGDGAQAGTPAAATAPAAVAGDQAGVPEPVVTAKAPETPAANDAPEAGPAESDPVLDAIIDEAIRAAAQPPGEATAIPQLTASAAEQATPGTRASNGAGEPSKTDPPPTTSPARAEPPPGDDLAAKAAQTTTDTTAPAVQPVVPPPPRPASRAAKPPAAAGGKSKASPAHESRKSPQKGRAWLLAQPPGHWTLQLVGSRERASIDAFLRRHHIAPPYAVFERELDGRPWYSLVAGSYPSRDAAVAARSHLPAAIARGGVWPRTFASIRKQMQGNL; encoded by the coding sequence ATGACTGAGGTCGGCGACTATTTCGACACCCCTCTGCGGCGCGAGCGTATGCAGTTGCTCGTGCACCTGGTCGCCAATGCCGAAGCGACACCCTACCTGCGTGCCCCGGCCGGGGCCGGCAAGACCCGCTTCCTGACCGAGCTGGGAAAGCGCCTGGTAACGGAGTACCAGGTGGTGCCGCTGGTTGCCGGTGGCGCCTTCGCACTACGTGACCAGCTCGCCGAGGCGCTGGGGCTCGATGCCGTGGATGCCGGCTGGCCGGCGGTTGTCACGGATCGGCAGGACGACCGTCCGCTGTTGCTTCTGGTGGACGATGCCCAGGCCCTGGGGCTGGGTGACATCGCCGACCTGCTCGATCTTGCCAGCGTCGGTGTGCACCTGCTGCTGGCGGGCTCGGGCGAGCTGGCACAATCGGCCAGCGACTGGGAGATCCAGTTCGTTGATCTGCCCCCCTTCAGCGAGGACGAGACCCGGGCCTTTCTCCAGGAGCGGGCAGGCACGACCCTCGAGGACTCGGTGGTTCGCGCTCTGCACCGCGCCGCGGGGGGGCAACCCGGCCCCCTGCTCGATGCCCTGGACGGCCTGTCGGGGCCGGCGGGCGGGGCCACCGTGACCGCGCGTCGCGGCCGGCCCTGGCCGTGGATCCTGGGCGGGTTGGCTGCCCTGCTGCTGCTCGGTCTGGCCTGGATCTATCAGGAGCGCATCAATGCCTGGTTCGAGCCCGGGGGCGAATCGTTGCCGGGCCCGACCGCATCGCGAGAAGAAACCCGCGGGGAAGCGGCCGTGCTGCCAGCCAACCGGCAGATCGATGACGAGCCGCCTGGCGATGGCGCGCAAGCGGGGACTCCCGCTGCCGCAACGGCGCCGGCTGCCGTGGCCGGTGACCAGGCTGGGGTCCCCGAACCGGTCGTCACCGCCAAGGCACCCGAAACCCCGGCCGCCAACGATGCACCGGAGGCCGGGCCGGCGGAAAGTGATCCCGTGCTCGATGCCATCATCGACGAGGCCATCCGAGCCGCGGCGCAGCCACCGGGCGAGGCGACCGCGATCCCGCAGTTGACGGCGAGTGCCGCCGAGCAGGCCACGCCCGGCACCCGTGCTTCCAACGGGGCGGGGGAGCCGTCGAAGACTGACCCCCCGCCGACGACATCACCTGCCCGTGCCGAGCCCCCCCCGGGGGACGACCTGGCCGCCAAGGCGGCGCAAACCACGACGGATACAACGGCGCCGGCGGTGCAGCCAGTTGTCCCGCCGCCGCCCCGGCCCGCATCCCGCGCCGCGAAGCCGCCAGCAGCGGCTGGCGGCAAATCGAAGGCTTCTCCAGCGCACGAATCCCGCAAGTCCCCGCAAAAGGGACGGGCCTGGCTGCTGGCCCAGCCGCCAGGCCATTGGACCCTGCAACTGGTGGGCTCGCGCGAACGCGCCTCCATCGATGCCTTCCTGCGGCGGCATCACATCGCACCGCCCTATGCGGTGTTCGAGCGCGAACTCGATGGTCGCCCCTGGTATTCGCTGGTCGCCGGCAGCTATCCCTCCCGTGATGCCGCGGTGGCCGCGCGCTCGCACCTGCCTGCCGCCATTGCCCGTGGTGGTGTCTGGCCGCGCACCTTCGCCTCGATCCGCAAACAGATGCAAGGGAACCTCTGA